A region from the Riemerella anatipestifer genome encodes:
- a CDS encoding RidA family protein translates to MKTIISTNNAPAAIGPYSQANMVNGVLYISGQIPINPSNGELVTGIENEAHQVMKNLEAILKEAGMSFSNVVKSTIFLKNMDDFGLVNDIYASYLDSTQLPARETVQVSKLPKDVNVEISMIAHQF, encoded by the coding sequence ATGAAAACAATTATATCAACCAATAACGCTCCTGCTGCTATAGGTCCTTACTCACAGGCTAATATGGTAAATGGGGTTTTGTATATTTCAGGGCAAATCCCCATCAATCCTAGTAATGGCGAGTTGGTTACAGGAATAGAGAATGAGGCTCATCAAGTAATGAAAAACTTGGAAGCCATACTAAAAGAGGCAGGAATGTCTTTCTCTAATGTCGTAAAATCTACTATTTTCTTGAAAAATATGGATGATTTTGGCCTCGTTAATGATATCTATGCATCTTATCTAGACAGCACACAGCTCCCTGCTAGAGAAACTGTACAGGTAAGTAAATTACCTAAAGACGTGAATGTAGAAATTTCTATGATTGCACACCAATTTTAA